The Flavobacteriales bacterium genome contains a region encoding:
- a CDS encoding Glu/Leu/Phe/Val dehydrogenase encodes MLEVKNVNDSVKDFQVIEMMTQMNHEQLVFCNDKETGLKAIIAIHDTTLGPALGGTRMWNYDCDNDAIIDVLRLSRGMTFKAAITGLSLGGGKAVIIGDSSTQKTEALMRKFGEYVNSLGGKYITAEDVGMSAIDMVHVKKETDFVTGIPVEMGGGGDPSPVTAFGVYMGMKASAKHKWGSDDLNAKKILVQGVGHVGENLVKHLTEEGADVLINDINKANLKRVSELYNCQTIEDNSIFDLDVDIYSPCALGATINDVTIEQFKCEIIAGAANNQLQDEVKHANLLQEKGILYAPDFLINAGGLINVYSEINGYDREKAIAQTRKIYDTTLEIFSKSEEENITTHQAALKLAMERIAQAKN; translated from the coding sequence ATGTTGGAAGTAAAGAATGTCAACGATTCTGTTAAAGATTTTCAAGTCATTGAGATGATGACTCAAATGAATCATGAGCAATTGGTGTTTTGTAATGACAAAGAAACAGGGCTAAAAGCAATTATTGCAATTCACGATACTACACTTGGCCCAGCTTTAGGAGGAACTAGAATGTGGAATTATGATTGCGATAATGATGCCATTATTGATGTGTTAAGACTTTCTAGAGGCATGACATTTAAAGCTGCTATCACAGGTCTATCTTTAGGTGGGGGAAAAGCCGTTATTATTGGCGATTCATCTACGCAAAAAACAGAAGCTTTGATGCGTAAATTTGGTGAATATGTAAACAGCTTAGGCGGTAAGTATATTACTGCTGAAGATGTTGGTATGAGTGCTATAGATATGGTTCATGTTAAAAAAGAAACAGATTTTGTTACGGGCATACCAGTTGAGATGGGAGGAGGAGGAGATCCCTCGCCAGTAACAGCATTTGGCGTTTACATGGGAATGAAAGCTTCTGCCAAACACAAATGGGGTTCAGATGATTTAAACGCAAAAAAAATTCTAGTACAAGGCGTAGGTCATGTTGGTGAAAATCTTGTGAAACATCTTACTGAAGAAGGTGCTGATGTCCTTATCAATGATATTAATAAAGCAAATTTAAAACGAGTTTCGGAGCTTTATAATTGTCAAACTATTGAAGATAATTCGATTTTTGATTTAGATGTAGATATTTACTCTCCTTGTGCTTTAGGTGCCACAATCAATGATGTCACCATAGAACAATTTAAATGTGAAATTATAGCCGGAGCTGCTAACAACCAGCTTCAAGATGAAGTTAAACACGCTAATTTGCTTCAAGAAAAAGGAATTTTATATGCTCCAGATTTTTTAATTAATGCAGGTGGATTGATAAATGTTTATTCTGAGATTAATGGATATGATAGAGAAAAAGCAATTGCTCAGACACGTAAAATTTATGATACTACGTTAGAAATTTTTTCTAAATCTGAAGAAGAAAATATAACTACACATCAGGCAGCTCTAAAATTGGCTATGGAACGTATAGCACAAGCTAAAAACTAG